A window of Hallerella porci contains these coding sequences:
- a CDS encoding TonB-dependent receptor, protein MPFYAIFITFCFFLSQAFAVEELSTARKGAEYPEIAERTYDLEGQKAEWILGTSILGNPDLGYRSAGIGNPSHRLPSKLAAIFTFPLTYDETQLSMNGENGIMKEDYARGIPVDTPVTKILWERYAFNGNAFGLDFRRLLLDSIELDIGIASYSNDSSKVFRYQDVTHQPFFALGRDSSEIPFSGRNIKMSTMNFKPSVAWYFPKGEIVGSINYLVVKNDDIPPYAYTLDSTNYSNVTYLEDPFRTELRSFTYGFRAGFRPVKTAEIYAGIYSGEHEIAYDSLVDLVKSLRDTVDEDGEAIQDTNWYGVTDKLKYETVNGEGGIAFKMPFNPAFRMEYEFTEANDRYKQDRELYYFELSDKLSVLDFRVQAGALRNSNIFDSVEVAKMASATATIHLPYHVNLKGNFRHDTRFPDIDELKIFNRGRYAVPNENLQPEERTRMSGNIEWNPGGIFYSVGLRYEYIDSPIKQRWVTSSGLESIESAYQWTNLKDAEALDWYMAAGIALGNWQFYLEREQSLAMQNRPIDVTNLYYKGYIRWSDKFVKNRLGVSVAFNFTWFGNRSDLQINKEDSLEIVELRHYLALNFEARMRILSFSLYSRIDNLNHSLYEPATGYRPEGIRFLYGITWQFDN, encoded by the coding sequence ATGCCCTTTTATGCGATATTCATCACTTTTTGTTTTTTCCTTTCGCAGGCTTTTGCCGTCGAAGAGTTGAGCACAGCACGCAAAGGTGCCGAGTATCCTGAAATCGCCGAAAGAACTTACGACTTAGAAGGGCAAAAAGCCGAATGGATTTTGGGAACATCGATTTTGGGCAATCCCGATTTGGGTTATCGCTCTGCGGGAATTGGAAATCCTTCGCATCGTTTACCGTCAAAGCTCGCCGCCATTTTTACTTTCCCGCTCACCTACGATGAAACGCAACTTTCGATGAACGGCGAAAACGGCATTATGAAAGAAGATTACGCTCGCGGGATTCCCGTCGATACGCCGGTGACGAAAATTCTTTGGGAACGTTATGCGTTTAACGGCAACGCTTTCGGCTTGGACTTTCGCCGTTTACTTCTCGATAGTATTGAACTCGACATCGGCATCGCCAGTTATTCCAATGATAGTTCCAAAGTTTTCCGCTATCAAGATGTGACGCATCAACCGTTCTTCGCACTCGGGCGCGATTCTTCTGAAATTCCATTTAGCGGGCGCAACATCAAAATGAGCACGATGAATTTTAAGCCGTCGGTCGCGTGGTATTTTCCGAAGGGCGAAATCGTGGGAAGCATCAATTATTTGGTGGTAAAAAACGATGATATTCCGCCGTACGCTTACACTCTCGACAGCACCAATTATTCGAATGTGACTTATTTAGAAGATCCATTCCGCACCGAGCTGCGTTCGTTTACCTACGGCTTTCGCGCGGGATTTCGTCCGGTAAAAACCGCAGAAATTTACGCGGGAATTTACAGCGGGGAACACGAAATCGCTTACGATAGTTTAGTCGATTTGGTGAAAAGTCTACGCGATACCGTCGATGAAGATGGCGAAGCAATTCAAGACACAAACTGGTATGGCGTTACCGATAAATTGAAATATGAAACCGTGAATGGCGAAGGCGGAATCGCATTCAAGATGCCATTTAATCCGGCGTTTCGCATGGAATATGAATTTACCGAAGCGAATGATCGTTATAAACAAGACCGCGAACTTTATTACTTTGAATTGAGCGATAAACTTTCGGTTTTGGATTTCCGCGTGCAAGCGGGAGCCCTTCGCAATTCCAATATTTTTGATTCGGTCGAAGTTGCCAAAATGGCGTCCGCCACCGCGACAATTCATTTGCCGTATCACGTTAATCTCAAAGGAAATTTCCGACACGATACGCGCTTTCCCGATATCGATGAATTGAAAATTTTTAATCGCGGACGTTACGCAGTTCCCAACGAAAATTTACAGCCGGAAGAACGCACTCGGATGAGCGGAAATATCGAATGGAATCCGGGCGGAATTTTTTACAGCGTCGGTCTCCGCTACGAATACATCGATAGTCCGATTAAACAACGCTGGGTCACAAGCTCTGGCCTCGAAAGCATCGAAAGCGCTTATCAGTGGACGAATTTAAAAGATGCAGAAGCTCTCGATTGGTATATGGCAGCGGGAATTGCCCTCGGCAACTGGCAATTTTATTTAGAACGCGAACAGTCTTTGGCGATGCAAAATCGCCCGATTGACGTCACCAATCTTTATTACAAAGGCTACATTCGCTGGTCCGATAAATTCGTGAAAAATCGTTTAGGCGTAAGCGTCGCCTTTAATTTCACTTGGTTTGGAAACCGCTCCGATTTGCAGATAAACAAAGAGGATTCTCTCGAAATCGTCGAATTGCGCCATTATTTAGCGCTCAATTTCGAAGCCCGCATGCGCATTCTTTCGTTCTCCCTTTACTCGCGCATCGACAATTTAAACCACAGCCTTTACGAGCCCGCGACCGGCTACCGCCCCGAAGGCATTCGATTCCTCTACGGCATCACGTGGCAATTTGATAATTAG
- the trxA gene encoding thioredoxin, whose amino-acid sequence MSVLNVTEKDFDQVINSGKLVLVDFWAVWCRPCQMMGPVMEELAQEYDGKLVVAKVNVDEAENLCVRFGITNIPNMKFFKNGVEVGNVVGAVPKSTLVAAIEKNQ is encoded by the coding sequence ATGTCCGTTCTGAATGTAACCGAAAAAGATTTTGATCAGGTGATCAATTCGGGTAAACTTGTTCTCGTCGATTTCTGGGCTGTTTGGTGCAGACCGTGCCAAATGATGGGTCCGGTGATGGAAGAACTCGCCCAAGAATACGATGGAAAGCTCGTCGTCGCCAAAGTCAACGTGGACGAAGCCGAAAATCTTTGCGTCCGTTTTGGCATCACGAATATTCCGAATATGAAATTTTTCAAAAACGGCGTGGAAGTGGGAAATGTTGTCGGAGCAGTTCCGAAAAGCACTCTCGTCGCTGCGATTGAAAAAAATCAGTAA
- a CDS encoding YkgJ family cysteine cluster protein: protein MSGIDSVLEKLRGTEEYEILSEMDSFYKRIAEEENLWLEKSKLTCPSGCGKCCEHFEPDLFEGEALYMAAWIFENKPEWIEKILQKKFPFPAENRCPFFNPDSPFHCSIYLGRAFICRLFGASGTRDKKENEVWRPCKFYPQEILAAHQPPLSHRTYSKAEIAAIFHALPPAMGDLMEQSLSITPDDESTEMLRDALPKALNKLLFILNLNQ from the coding sequence ATGTCTGGAATTGATTCTGTTTTAGAAAAACTTCGCGGAACCGAAGAATATGAAATTCTTTCCGAGATGGATTCGTTTTACAAGCGAATCGCAGAAGAAGAAAATCTTTGGTTAGAAAAATCGAAATTAACTTGTCCTTCTGGCTGCGGAAAATGCTGCGAACATTTTGAGCCCGATTTATTCGAAGGTGAAGCGCTTTATATGGCGGCATGGATTTTCGAAAATAAACCGGAATGGATTGAAAAAATTTTGCAGAAAAAATTTCCTTTTCCCGCAGAAAATCGTTGCCCCTTTTTTAATCCAGATTCGCCGTTCCACTGTAGCATTTATTTAGGACGCGCTTTTATTTGTCGGCTTTTCGGCGCAAGCGGAACTCGCGATAAAAAAGAAAATGAAGTTTGGCGTCCGTGTAAATTTTATCCGCAAGAAATTTTAGCGGCGCATCAACCACCGCTTTCTCATCGCACTTATTCGAAGGCAGAAATTGCCGCGATATTTCACGCGTTACCGCCGGCGATGGGCGATTTGATGGAGCAATCGTTATCAATTACTCCGGACGATGAATCGACAGAAATGCTCCGCGATGCACTTCCGAAAGCGTTAAATAAATTACTTTTCATTTTAAATCTTAATCAATAA